The Sphingomonas sp. So64.6b genome includes a region encoding these proteins:
- a CDS encoding fumarylacetoacetate hydrolase family protein produces the protein MSHAGKARWGTLVDNDHAVMLDGGPMIAVADARWLPPAEPGATIFALGLNYVDHSAELGFAAPKRPLIFLKGANALVGHGAATPRPADANQMHPECELVAVIGRQARRVSITDSLDYVAGYTVANDYAIREYLENYYRPNLRVKNRDRTTPLGPWIVDAADIADPQRLALSTTVNGDIVQQGSTADMVFSVAQLIEHLSSFMTLMPGDLVLTGTPHGLRFVAPGDVVTCEIEGVARLVNHVEAI, from the coding sequence TTGAGCCATGCCGGCAAGGCACGCTGGGGAACGTTGGTGGATAATGATCACGCCGTCATGCTCGATGGTGGCCCGATGATCGCGGTCGCCGATGCGCGGTGGCTGCCGCCGGCGGAACCGGGTGCGACGATCTTCGCGCTGGGCCTCAACTATGTCGATCACTCGGCGGAACTTGGCTTTGCCGCCCCCAAGAGGCCGTTGATTTTCCTCAAAGGCGCCAATGCGCTTGTGGGTCATGGCGCCGCGACGCCTCGCCCTGCGGATGCTAACCAGATGCACCCCGAATGCGAGCTCGTGGCGGTCATCGGCCGCCAAGCCCGCAGAGTTTCGATCACGGATTCCCTAGACTATGTCGCTGGCTACACGGTCGCCAATGACTATGCGATTCGCGAATATCTTGAGAATTACTACCGGCCAAATCTGCGCGTAAAGAATCGCGACCGTACGACCCCGCTTGGGCCGTGGATCGTCGATGCGGCAGACATTGCAGACCCACAACGGTTGGCGCTCTCGACGACGGTCAACGGCGACATCGTGCAGCAGGGCTCGACGGCGGATATGGTCTTCTCGGTTGCGCAGCTGATCGAGCATCTGTCGAGTTTTATGACTTTAATGCCCGGCGACCTCGTCCTCACCGGAACGCCGCATGGCCTCCGCTTCGTAGCGCCGGGCGATGTCGTCACCTGCGAGATCGAGGGCGTAGCAAGGCTCGTCAATCATGTAGAGGCAATATGA
- a CDS encoding aromatic ring-opening dioxygenase subunit LigA — protein sequence MSLYTLSKLLFELNRDEALKAAFVTEPTVVVDRYRLTDDERQAVLEPDIGLLYVLGVNGQILMHYAAQRGIEWSDYLQRMRDGVKMHGPVRAGIYAMTTRVDEKVAGA from the coding sequence ATGAGTCTCTATACGCTCAGCAAGCTCCTGTTCGAACTCAATCGCGACGAGGCGCTCAAGGCAGCGTTCGTCACCGAGCCGACTGTGGTCGTCGATCGCTACCGGCTGACCGACGACGAGCGCCAAGCCGTGCTCGAACCGGACATCGGGCTCCTCTACGTTCTTGGGGTAAACGGCCAGATTCTGATGCATTATGCCGCGCAGCGCGGCATCGAATGGTCAGATTATCTTCAACGGATGCGTGATGGCGTGAAGATGCATGGCCCGGTCCGAGCCGGAATTTATGCGATGACCACCAGGGTCGATGAAAAGGTGGCAGGCGCATGA
- a CDS encoding extradiol ring-cleavage dioxygenase translates to MSLVFAGVCSHGPGITGRADRAPPVQRDALYAAYDRLRERLWDARPDALIVIAAEHFANFFMNNMPPYAIGMGETYDGPIEDPDWLRIPHREVRGDPELSKRLIAEMMHTVDVAYCEEWRFDHGIMVPLHFLDPGNRLTIIPANINCQGPPLTPLSRAWAFGEAIRRAADGVPERIALVGTGGISHWPATPDSGRINEAWDLEFLARWAANDRDTLIGYSDEEIYRDAGQGGFEIRTFVATAAAAGGRGTVHHYDPIPIFSVGCTTATMEIA, encoded by the coding sequence ATGAGCCTCGTATTTGCCGGTGTCTGCAGTCACGGCCCAGGAATAACAGGTCGCGCGGATCGCGCACCGCCGGTCCAGCGGGATGCACTCTACGCGGCTTATGACCGGCTGCGCGAGCGACTCTGGGACGCCCGACCTGACGCGCTGATCGTCATCGCGGCAGAGCATTTCGCCAACTTCTTCATGAACAACATGCCCCCTTATGCGATCGGCATGGGCGAAACCTATGACGGGCCGATCGAGGATCCCGACTGGCTCCGTATACCCCACCGCGAAGTGCGCGGCGATCCAGAGCTGTCGAAACGCCTGATCGCCGAGATGATGCACACGGTCGACGTTGCCTATTGCGAAGAGTGGCGATTTGACCACGGCATCATGGTGCCGCTGCACTTCCTCGATCCTGGCAACCGCCTCACCATCATTCCGGCGAACATCAACTGCCAAGGGCCGCCCCTCACGCCGCTATCGCGCGCCTGGGCGTTTGGCGAGGCGATCCGACGCGCGGCTGATGGGGTGCCCGAACGGATCGCGCTGGTCGGCACCGGTGGGATCTCGCATTGGCCGGCAACGCCTGACAGCGGCCGGATCAATGAGGCGTGGGATCTCGAGTTTTTGGCGCGATGGGCGGCGAACGATCGTGACACGTTGATCGGCTATTCCGACGAAGAGATTTATCGCGACGCGGGTCAGGGTGGGTTCGAGATCCGCACTTTCGTGGCAACCGCAGCCGCGGCCGGCGGGAGAGGGACGGTCCATCACTACGACCCGATCCCAATCTTCTCTGTCGGTTGCACGACGGCCACGATGGAGATCGCGTGA
- a CDS encoding 5-carboxymethyl-2-hydroxymuconate isomerase, which yields MAHVTVEWSANLASDFDLGALLRLIAETMRERADGTFPVGGIRVRGLRTDSYVIADGANPNDGFIDLRVLMGAGRSAEFRRSFFDSLFAEVRDHLGDLFDRRPVALSMYVEEAEGWKHNSIHRRLATTKAI from the coding sequence ATGGCACACGTTACCGTGGAATGGTCTGCCAATCTGGCGAGTGACTTCGATCTCGGTGCACTGCTTCGGTTGATCGCCGAAACGATGCGCGAGCGCGCCGACGGTACCTTTCCCGTTGGCGGCATACGTGTGCGCGGCCTGCGCACCGACAGCTATGTCATCGCCGACGGCGCGAACCCAAACGACGGCTTTATCGACCTTCGCGTACTAATGGGCGCTGGCCGCAGCGCTGAGTTCCGCCGGAGCTTCTTTGACTCTCTGTTCGCGGAGGTCCGCGACCATTTGGGGGACCTTTTCGACCGCCGTCCCGTCGCTTTGTCGATGTATGTCGAGGAAGCAGAGGGCTGGAAGCACAACAGCATTCACCGCCGTCTGGCGACAACGAAAGCAATCTGA
- the hpaH gene encoding 2-oxo-hept-4-ene-1,7-dioate hydratase, translating into MALAHDTVEALAERLDEAERERRQLPQFSRDNPDMTIEDAYAVQRAWTARKLAGGRKAIGHKIGLTSRAMQRSSNITEPDYGLLLDDMLFSDQRDIPIDRFIVPRVEVELAFRLKKSLEGPGLTIFDVLDATDYIVPAIEIIDARIEQVDQASGVTRKVFDTISDNAANAGLVLGGRPIRPHDVDLRWVSALLHRNGVIEESGVAAAVLGHPAHGPAWLANKLAAHDERLEAGEIILGGSFTAPVPAARGDTFHVDYGPLGSIAVRFA; encoded by the coding sequence ATGGCTTTGGCGCACGACACGGTGGAAGCGCTGGCTGAGCGCCTGGACGAGGCGGAACGCGAGCGGCGTCAGTTGCCGCAATTCTCCCGCGACAATCCTGACATGACGATAGAGGACGCTTATGCGGTGCAGCGTGCCTGGACGGCAAGGAAGCTAGCGGGCGGCCGCAAGGCGATCGGTCACAAGATCGGTCTAACGAGCCGTGCCATGCAACGGTCTTCGAACATTACCGAACCTGATTACGGCCTGTTGCTCGACGACATGCTGTTCTCTGATCAGCGCGACATACCGATTGATCGCTTCATCGTGCCCAGAGTCGAAGTCGAGCTCGCTTTCCGGCTTAAAAAGAGTCTCGAGGGCCCAGGACTTACGATCTTCGATGTGCTCGATGCGACCGACTATATCGTACCTGCGATCGAAATCATTGATGCCCGGATCGAACAAGTCGATCAGGCCAGCGGCGTCACGCGTAAGGTGTTCGACACGATCAGCGACAATGCCGCAAATGCCGGTCTCGTGCTTGGCGGCCGCCCGATCCGCCCGCATGATGTCGACTTGCGCTGGGTGTCAGCGCTTCTGCATCGCAACGGCGTGATCGAGGAATCGGGGGTCGCCGCCGCCGTGCTTGGCCATCCGGCGCACGGACCGGCCTGGCTCGCGAACAAGCTCGCGGCGCATGATGAACGATTAGAAGCGGGCGAGATCATCCTTGGCGGGAGCTTCACGGCACCCGTGCCCGCAGCCCGTGGCGATACCTTTCATGTCGACTATGGTCCGCTCGGTTCGATCGCGGTGCGGTTCGCATGA
- a CDS encoding HpcH/HpaI aldolase/citrate lyase family protein — translation MSLFGKLCAEGRPLLGLWQALANPYTAEICAGAGFDWLLFDGEHAPQTAQTLVAQLQACAPYSLHPIARVPVGEPAFMKQYLDIGFETLLVPMVDTAAQAEALVAATRFPPQGIRGVASATSRASGFGSNTSYLAEARNRTALICQIETRAGLSSITQIAAVEGVEALFIGPADLAASLGHLGQPRHPDVQRAIAQALAAIQGANKPAGIFALDADDARARIAQGFTFVSVGTDIGVLANGAKNLRIACLAG, via the coding sequence ATGAGCCTCTTTGGCAAGCTGTGCGCTGAGGGGCGTCCACTGCTCGGGTTGTGGCAGGCGCTGGCGAACCCGTACACCGCCGAGATCTGCGCCGGTGCGGGATTTGATTGGTTATTGTTCGACGGCGAGCACGCTCCCCAAACAGCGCAGACCCTTGTTGCGCAGCTCCAGGCCTGTGCGCCATACTCACTCCATCCCATCGCCCGCGTTCCAGTCGGCGAGCCGGCCTTCATGAAACAGTATCTCGACATCGGGTTCGAGACGTTGTTGGTCCCGATGGTCGACACAGCCGCGCAGGCCGAAGCGTTGGTCGCAGCTACGCGCTTTCCACCGCAGGGTATCCGGGGGGTCGCCAGTGCGACCAGCCGCGCGTCGGGTTTCGGGTCGAACACGAGCTATCTCGCTGAAGCGCGCAATCGGACGGCGCTGATCTGTCAGATCGAGACCCGCGCCGGCCTCAGCTCAATTACCCAGATCGCGGCGGTCGAGGGCGTCGAGGCGCTCTTCATCGGACCGGCCGATTTGGCCGCGTCGCTTGGCCATCTAGGCCAACCACGCCATCCCGATGTACAGAGGGCGATCGCGCAAGCTCTCGCCGCGATCCAAGGGGCCAACAAGCCGGCTGGAATATTCGCGCTCGATGCGGATGACGCCCGCGCCCGCATCGCGCAGGGTTTTACGTTTGTCTCTGTTGGGACCGATATCGGGGTGCTGGCGAATGGCGCGAAAAACCTGCGCATCGCGTGCCTCGCCGGTTAG
- a CDS encoding fumarylacetoacetate hydrolase family protein, producing the protein MKFVTFTVANGLPTPGAIAGDGHILNIAAAARAGGGVPLDDMLAVIAAGRAGLARIASWLAEPPAGMLVDSREASLLAPLMRPTQIRDCGNYEKHVSQAIAAAQQLRARATPDPEATLARFRAAGAFDIPPVWYEQPLYYKGNPMTVVGPDADIVRPSAAKLMDYELELAAIIGGPAKNLSEADALDAVFGYTIFNDFSARDLQSRETSFRFGPAKGKDFDTGNAIGPYIVSADEIADPEALTMIVRVNGVEKVRTTSGNMQHSAAKTIAYISTDETLHPGDLIAFGTVGDGCGYESLTFLDDGDVVELEVEGIGVLRNRLVSA; encoded by the coding sequence ATGAAATTCGTCACTTTCACCGTCGCGAACGGCCTGCCAACGCCAGGTGCCATTGCCGGCGATGGGCACATCCTCAACATCGCCGCTGCGGCGCGTGCCGGGGGCGGGGTGCCACTCGATGACATGCTCGCCGTCATCGCTGCGGGTCGCGCCGGCCTCGCGCGTATCGCCAGCTGGCTCGCAGAGCCGCCTGCGGGCATGTTGGTTGACAGCAGGGAAGCGTCGTTGCTGGCCCCGCTTATGCGGCCGACCCAGATTCGTGACTGCGGTAATTACGAGAAGCACGTCTCGCAAGCGATCGCCGCCGCGCAGCAGTTACGCGCCCGCGCGACGCCTGATCCCGAGGCGACTTTGGCTAGGTTTCGGGCCGCAGGCGCTTTCGACATCCCGCCGGTCTGGTATGAGCAGCCGCTGTACTACAAGGGGAACCCGATGACAGTGGTCGGCCCTGACGCCGACATCGTGCGGCCAAGCGCCGCCAAGCTGATGGACTATGAGCTAGAACTCGCCGCGATCATCGGTGGCCCAGCGAAGAATTTGAGCGAAGCCGACGCGCTCGACGCGGTGTTTGGATATACTATTTTTAACGATTTCAGCGCGCGTGACCTGCAATCGCGCGAGACCTCATTTCGCTTCGGCCCGGCCAAGGGCAAGGACTTCGACACCGGAAATGCGATCGGGCCGTACATCGTATCCGCCGATGAGATTGCCGACCCGGAAGCGCTGACGATGATTGTGCGGGTGAACGGTGTCGAGAAAGTGCGCACTACCAGCGGCAACATGCAGCATTCAGCGGCGAAGACGATCGCCTATATCTCAACCGACGAAACGCTCCATCCGGGCGACTTGATCGCGTTCGGAACGGTGGGCGATGGCTGCGGCTATGAGAGCCTCACCTTTCTCGACGACGGCGATGTCGTCGAGCTGGAAGTGGAAGGCATCGGCGTGCTGCGCAATCGTCTAGTTTCTGCCTAA
- a CDS encoding FAD-dependent oxidoreductase, protein MIETTVLISGAGPVGLTLALDLARRGVACIVVERREAGEPPSVKCNHVASRTMEAFRRLGLASKIRAAGLPADYPNDCVYRTSVTAGLEITRIPIPASGERWTDFDGPDTWWPTPEPPHRINQIFLEPLIFAHAAEQPLITIINECELVEAEQSETCVVATICDLRTRLSRKVSCTYLVGCDGGRSLVRTLIGAKLHGDPVVQRVQSTYIRAPQLLDMIQGRPGWMNLSLNPRRSGNTVAIDGRETWLIHTYLYEHEEDFDAVDRDASIRTILGVGDDFEYEVLSKEDWIGRRLVADKFRDRRIFICGDSAHLWVPYAGYGMNAGIADAINLGWLLAARLVGWGGDHLLDAYEAERLPITEQVSHFAMNHALGAIAHRRAVPAAVEAAGPAGQAARDTLGRSVYDLNVQQYCCGGLNYGYFYDRSPLIAYDGESAPGFTISEFTPSSVPGCRTPHFWRANGRSAYDDFGPWYTLLRFDRSIDVVPLAAAAAACGVPLKILDISPDERTAVYRHALLLSRPDLHVAWRGDALPGDPGALIDRIRGAREDNA, encoded by the coding sequence ATGATCGAAACGACAGTCCTCATTTCCGGTGCCGGCCCAGTCGGTCTCACCCTTGCGCTCGATTTGGCTCGTCGCGGCGTCGCGTGCATTGTCGTAGAACGGCGCGAGGCTGGCGAACCACCGAGTGTGAAATGCAATCACGTTGCCTCGCGCACTATGGAAGCGTTTCGACGGTTGGGCCTTGCGTCCAAGATCCGCGCGGCCGGCCTGCCGGCCGACTATCCCAATGATTGCGTATATCGCACATCGGTCACTGCTGGTCTCGAGATCACGCGCATCCCAATTCCAGCCAGCGGTGAACGCTGGACTGACTTCGATGGCCCTGACACCTGGTGGCCGACGCCCGAACCACCGCACAGGATCAATCAGATATTTCTGGAACCGCTGATCTTCGCGCACGCAGCCGAGCAACCCCTGATCACCATTATCAACGAATGCGAGCTCGTTGAGGCCGAGCAAAGCGAAACTTGCGTCGTCGCCACTATCTGCGACCTTCGAACCCGGCTCTCGCGCAAGGTTTCATGCACCTATCTGGTTGGCTGCGACGGCGGACGCTCGCTTGTCCGGACACTGATCGGCGCAAAGCTGCATGGCGATCCTGTCGTACAGCGTGTGCAGTCGACTTATATTCGCGCTCCGCAGCTTCTCGATATGATCCAGGGACGGCCGGGATGGATGAATCTTTCGCTCAACCCGAGACGGTCCGGCAACACGGTTGCGATTGACGGACGTGAGACTTGGCTGATTCACACCTATCTTTACGAGCATGAGGAAGATTTCGACGCGGTCGATCGGGACGCGTCTATCCGCACCATTCTCGGCGTCGGCGACGATTTCGAGTATGAAGTGTTGAGCAAGGAGGACTGGATCGGTCGCCGGCTGGTGGCCGATAAATTCCGTGATCGACGCATCTTCATCTGCGGCGACAGCGCCCATCTCTGGGTGCCCTATGCTGGCTATGGTATGAACGCCGGCATTGCCGATGCGATAAACCTCGGATGGCTCCTCGCCGCCAGGCTTGTCGGTTGGGGTGGGGACCATCTCCTCGACGCCTACGAGGCGGAACGCCTGCCGATCACGGAGCAGGTCTCGCATTTCGCGATGAACCACGCGCTGGGCGCGATTGCCCATCGCCGCGCAGTGCCGGCTGCGGTCGAGGCGGCTGGCCCAGCAGGGCAAGCCGCACGCGACACACTCGGACGATCGGTCTATGACCTCAACGTCCAGCAATATTGCTGTGGCGGGTTGAACTATGGCTATTTCTACGATCGTTCGCCGCTGATCGCCTATGACGGCGAATCCGCGCCTGGCTTTACGATCAGCGAGTTCACGCCGTCTTCGGTGCCGGGCTGCCGGACGCCGCATTTCTGGCGTGCGAACGGTCGTTCGGCCTATGACGATTTCGGGCCATGGTACACCTTGCTACGCTTCGATCGATCGATCGACGTGGTGCCGCTGGCTGCCGCCGCGGCGGCGTGCGGCGTGCCGCTCAAAATACTCGACATCTCGCCTGATGAACGCACCGCAGTCTATCGCCATGCTCTGCTGCTCTCGCGCCCGGACCTGCATGTCGCGTGGCGCGGCGATGCGCTGCCGGGCGATCCGGGAGCTCTGATCGATCGGATTCGTGGTGCCAGAGAGGATAACGCATGA
- a CDS encoding protocatechuate 3,4-dioxygenase: MAQIVLGIGCAHTPQLHTLAKDWDLRADRDRADGIPLWFKGRKLKYAELEAERAGERLVEKLDQPTRQAALDASFAAIDKLHDIFVEANPDVVVILGNDQHEIFSEIVPAFAIIATDQLTNVPRTEEQNARLPIGIEIADHGHLPDEAVAYPGQRALGLHLAHYLVREAGFDIALCHEKPTVRNDKSLLYGLPHAYGFLFKNVMRDEVKPTVPVDVNCWYFDNTPTARRCFDFGGAVADAIGAWESDARVAILTTGGLTHFVVDREWDEMFLDAMKRGDAETLSAIPQEELMAGTSECKSWIATAAAMVRAGLTMDVVGYQTLYRTEGGTGSSCAFVSWK, encoded by the coding sequence GTGGCACAAATCGTACTTGGAATCGGTTGCGCACATACGCCGCAGCTTCATACACTCGCCAAGGACTGGGACCTTAGGGCCGATCGCGATCGGGCCGACGGCATCCCGTTATGGTTCAAGGGCCGCAAGCTGAAATACGCGGAGCTTGAGGCGGAGCGGGCCGGCGAGCGGCTGGTCGAGAAGCTCGACCAGCCAACGCGTCAGGCCGCACTCGACGCAAGCTTCGCCGCGATCGACAAGCTTCACGACATCTTCGTCGAAGCCAATCCGGACGTCGTGGTCATCCTGGGAAATGATCAGCACGAAATCTTTTCGGAAATCGTGCCAGCGTTCGCCATCATTGCGACCGACCAACTTACCAACGTACCTCGAACCGAGGAGCAGAATGCACGATTGCCAATCGGTATTGAGATCGCGGATCATGGCCATCTGCCGGATGAAGCAGTCGCCTATCCTGGTCAGAGGGCCTTGGGTCTGCATCTGGCGCACTATCTTGTCCGAGAGGCCGGCTTCGACATCGCATTGTGTCACGAGAAGCCGACGGTGCGTAACGACAAGTCGCTGCTTTACGGCTTGCCGCACGCCTATGGCTTTCTGTTCAAAAATGTGATGCGCGATGAAGTAAAGCCGACCGTGCCGGTCGATGTGAACTGCTGGTATTTCGACAATACCCCGACCGCGCGGCGCTGCTTTGATTTTGGCGGAGCGGTCGCGGACGCGATCGGGGCTTGGGAGAGTGACGCGCGGGTGGCGATACTCACCACCGGTGGACTTACGCACTTCGTCGTCGATCGCGAATGGGACGAGATGTTCCTCGATGCGATGAAGCGCGGCGATGCGGAGACCCTGTCGGCCATTCCGCAGGAGGAACTGATGGCGGGCACCTCTGAGTGCAAGAGCTGGATCGCCACCGCGGCTGCGATGGTTCGGGCCGGGCTGACGATGGACGTCGTCGGGTACCAAACGCTCTATCGCACGGAGGGCGGGACCGGGAGTTCCTGCGCCTTCGTGAGCTGGAAGTAG
- a CDS encoding fumarylacetoacetate hydrolase family protein produces the protein MKLGTIQHAGRPTVIARVDDNSAVALDYRWMEDLIEAGNAGLDAAARAIDEARAGRVAIIDLANADWMAPNPRPSKILGCAVNNNNLNSKAVKPMTAPMFFIKGRSALTGHLKTIDILPDHGQSIPEPEPVAVFGRRAKNIAPEDVLDYIFGWTLTNDVTASGVKFGQDSIALKQTADIIKPHHTAWRPKFEGEDTYLLFIYHSKSKAADTFAAMGPWLTTKDEVPNPNTLHVQGYIDGECYADDSTANYFFPVERVLSEATKWFTMEPGDCIHTGTASKGTEKHPKGNIGTYLGQYGGKTTDVVIDGLGKLTNTINLL, from the coding sequence ATGAAGCTTGGTACAATTCAGCACGCGGGTCGCCCGACGGTGATAGCGCGGGTGGACGACAATTCCGCCGTCGCGCTTGACTACCGCTGGATGGAGGATCTCATTGAGGCGGGCAATGCGGGTCTCGATGCCGCAGCGCGCGCAATCGACGAGGCGCGAGCGGGTCGCGTCGCCATCATCGACCTTGCGAACGCCGACTGGATGGCGCCTAATCCGCGCCCGTCGAAGATCCTGGGTTGTGCCGTCAACAACAACAATCTGAACTCGAAAGCGGTTAAGCCGATGACGGCACCGATGTTCTTCATAAAGGGGCGATCGGCCTTGACCGGTCACCTTAAGACGATCGACATCCTGCCGGATCATGGTCAGTCGATCCCTGAGCCCGAGCCCGTCGCTGTGTTCGGCAGACGCGCAAAGAATATCGCCCCCGAAGATGTCCTCGACTATATTTTCGGCTGGACCCTGACCAACGACGTGACGGCGAGCGGCGTGAAGTTTGGTCAAGATTCGATCGCGTTGAAACAGACGGCTGATATCATCAAGCCACATCACACTGCGTGGCGTCCGAAGTTCGAGGGCGAGGACACGTATCTCCTGTTCATCTATCATTCGAAGTCGAAGGCCGCGGACACGTTCGCTGCGATGGGTCCGTGGCTTACCACCAAGGACGAGGTTCCCAACCCAAACACGCTGCATGTTCAAGGCTATATCGACGGCGAATGCTACGCCGATGATAGTACAGCGAACTATTTCTTCCCGGTCGAACGCGTGCTGTCGGAGGCGACCAAATGGTTTACGATGGAACCCGGCGATTGCATCCACACCGGCACCGCGTCCAAAGGCACCGAGAAGCATCCCAAGGGCAATATTGGCACCTATCTGGGCCAATATGGCGGCAAGACGACTGACGTCGTGATCGACGGTCTCGGCAAGCTGACCAATACCATCAACCTGTTGTAG
- a CDS encoding aromatic ring-hydroxylating dioxygenase subunit alpha: MASALQNERLTRVGPGTPMGELLRRYWHPFAAIAQVDEGGVMPVRLLGENLVAFKTKDGSYGLVDRQCPHRRADLLFGIIEDDGLRCSYHGWCFAPSGKCLSQPFEDIANPAARFRDKITIRAYPVEAKAGMLWAYMGPQPAPLVPNWEPFTWDNGFQQVVFADVPCNWFQCQENSLDPVHFEWMHRNWSSVLKGHGSYGPTHLELEFDEFEFGHIYRRVREDTDKDNPHWTVGATALWPNAFFLGDHIEWRVPVDDENTLSITWMFHRVPSDREPYSQARVPYWKGPVKDQHGNWITSHVMNQDIVAWVGQGIIANRTEEHLGRSDKGITMLRRSFEDNMKAVAEGRDPKGLIRDPESNRCVELPIKHKEMFTRSMTLEESRRLGDTLQYRLNRPDYQHQVGQPDQVKLEYQIAMGMIPEDAAEPV; this comes from the coding sequence ATGGCGAGTGCGCTGCAGAATGAACGGTTGACGCGGGTAGGGCCAGGCACGCCCATGGGCGAACTTCTGCGACGCTATTGGCATCCGTTCGCGGCAATCGCGCAGGTCGACGAGGGAGGCGTCATGCCGGTTCGTCTACTTGGCGAGAACTTGGTCGCATTTAAAACGAAGGACGGCAGCTACGGCTTGGTCGACCGGCAGTGCCCGCATCGTCGCGCCGACCTGCTGTTCGGGATCATCGAGGATGATGGTCTTCGCTGCAGCTATCATGGATGGTGTTTCGCGCCCTCCGGCAAGTGCCTGAGCCAACCTTTCGAGGACATTGCTAACCCGGCCGCCCGATTTCGGGACAAGATCACGATCAGGGCGTACCCCGTAGAGGCCAAGGCCGGTATGTTATGGGCCTATATGGGGCCGCAGCCTGCACCGCTCGTGCCCAATTGGGAGCCGTTCACCTGGGATAACGGGTTCCAGCAAGTCGTCTTCGCCGATGTGCCGTGCAACTGGTTCCAGTGTCAGGAGAACAGCCTCGACCCGGTTCATTTTGAGTGGATGCACCGCAACTGGTCGTCGGTCCTCAAGGGACACGGGTCTTACGGGCCGACCCATCTAGAACTCGAATTCGATGAATTCGAGTTCGGTCATATCTATCGGCGGGTGCGCGAGGACACCGACAAGGACAATCCGCACTGGACGGTCGGAGCGACGGCGTTGTGGCCCAATGCCTTCTTCCTCGGCGACCATATCGAGTGGCGCGTCCCCGTCGACGACGAAAATACGCTGTCAATCACTTGGATGTTCCACCGCGTCCCGTCGGACCGTGAGCCTTACAGTCAGGCACGCGTCCCCTACTGGAAGGGTCCAGTTAAAGACCAGCACGGCAATTGGATTACCAGCCACGTGATGAACCAGGACATCGTGGCCTGGGTCGGGCAGGGGATCATCGCCAACCGAACCGAAGAGCATCTGGGCCGCAGCGACAAAGGCATCACAATGCTTCGGCGCAGCTTTGAAGACAACATGAAGGCGGTCGCGGAAGGTCGCGACCCCAAGGGGCTGATCAGAGATCCCGAGAGCAATCGCTGCGTAGAACTGCCGATCAAGCATAAGGAAATGTTCACGCGCTCGATGACGCTAGAGGAAAGCCGGCGGTTGGGCGACACGCTGCAGTATCGCCTTAACCGCCCCGATTATCAGCATCAGGTCGGCCAGCCCGATCAGGTGAAGCTCGAATATCAGATCGCGATGGGGATGATCCCGGAAGACGCAGCGGAGCCGGTCTAG